One genomic segment of Bradyrhizobium diazoefficiens includes these proteins:
- the pgm gene encoding phosphoglucomutase (alpha-D-glucose-1,6-bisphosphate-dependent), with product MADVNPAAGKQVSPDALTNIPRLVTAYFAGKPDAADPAQRVAFGTSGHRGTSFKNSFNEGHILATTQAICDYRKEKGLTGPLFIGIDTHALAEPALVSAVEVFAANGVELMVDKDGGYTPTPVISHAILHYNKGRTSGLADGVVVTPSHNPPEDGGYKYNPPHGGPADTDVTGVVEKRANAYLANGLKGVKRIDYARARKAANVHAHDFVTPYVADLGNVVDLDLVKSAGVNIGIDPLGGAAVHYWHPIIERYGLKATVVNEAIDPTFRFMTVDWDGKVRMDCSSPYAMASLIAMRDRFDVAFANDTDADRHGIVTRSGGLMNPNHYLATAISYLFAHRPNWGKDAAIGKTVVSSSIIDRVAKKLGRKLVETPVGFKWFVEGLIGGSFGFGGEESAGASFLRRDGTVWTTDKDGVILGLLAAEIMAKTGRDPSQLFNDLTAEFGVPHYARIDVAATGPQKTILKSVTPEQLGLTDLAGDPVRATLSKAPGNGQPFGGIKVETDFGWFAARPSGTEDVYKIYAESFRSTEHLKRIQEEAQAGLNKVFGA from the coding sequence GTGGCTGATGTCAATCCCGCGGCGGGCAAGCAGGTCTCGCCGGACGCGCTCACCAACATTCCGCGGCTGGTGACGGCCTATTTCGCCGGCAAGCCCGATGCCGCGGACCCGGCGCAGCGGGTCGCATTCGGCACCTCGGGCCATCGCGGCACCTCGTTCAAGAACAGTTTTAACGAGGGCCATATTCTCGCGACCACGCAGGCGATCTGCGATTACAGGAAAGAAAAGGGCCTGACCGGCCCGCTCTTCATCGGCATCGACACCCATGCGCTGGCCGAGCCGGCGCTGGTGAGCGCCGTCGAGGTGTTCGCGGCCAACGGCGTCGAGCTCATGGTCGACAAGGACGGCGGCTACACGCCGACGCCCGTGATCTCGCACGCGATCCTCCACTACAACAAGGGCCGCACCAGCGGTCTTGCCGACGGTGTTGTCGTCACGCCGTCACACAATCCGCCGGAGGACGGCGGCTACAAATACAATCCGCCGCATGGGGGCCCGGCCGACACCGACGTGACCGGCGTGGTCGAGAAGCGCGCCAATGCCTATCTCGCCAACGGCCTCAAGGGCGTGAAGCGCATCGACTACGCCAGGGCGCGCAAGGCTGCGAACGTGCATGCTCACGATTTCGTCACGCCTTACGTCGCCGATCTCGGCAATGTCGTCGATCTCGACCTCGTCAAATCCGCCGGCGTCAATATCGGCATCGATCCGCTCGGCGGCGCCGCCGTGCATTACTGGCATCCGATCATCGAGCGCTACGGCCTCAAGGCCACCGTGGTGAACGAGGCGATCGATCCGACCTTCCGCTTCATGACCGTCGACTGGGACGGCAAGGTCCGCATGGACTGCTCCTCGCCTTACGCGATGGCGAGCCTGATCGCGATGCGTGACCGCTTCGACGTCGCGTTTGCCAACGACACTGACGCCGATCGCCACGGCATCGTGACGCGCAGCGGCGGCCTGATGAATCCGAACCACTATCTCGCCACCGCGATCTCCTATCTGTTCGCGCACCGGCCGAACTGGGGCAAGGATGCGGCGATCGGCAAGACCGTGGTGTCGAGCTCGATCATCGACCGTGTCGCGAAAAAACTCGGCCGCAAGCTGGTCGAGACGCCGGTCGGCTTCAAATGGTTCGTCGAGGGGCTCATTGGCGGCAGCTTCGGCTTCGGCGGCGAGGAGAGTGCAGGGGCCTCGTTCCTGCGCCGCGACGGCACGGTGTGGACTACCGACAAGGACGGCGTCATCCTCGGCCTGCTCGCCGCCGAGATCATGGCGAAGACCGGCCGCGACCCGAGCCAGCTGTTCAATGATCTCACCGCCGAGTTCGGCGTGCCCCATTACGCCCGCATCGACGTCGCCGCGACCGGGCCGCAGAAGACCATCCTGAAATCCGTCACGCCTGAGCAACTCGGCCTGACGGATCTTGCCGGCGACCCGGTCCGCGCCACGCTGAGCAAGGCGCCCGGCAACGGCCAGCCGTTCGGCGGCATCAAGGTCGAAACCGATTTCGGCTGGTTCGCGGCAAGGCCGTCGGGGACCGAGGACGTCTACAAGATCTACGCCGAGAGCTTCCGCAGCACCGAACACCTGAAGCGGATTCAGGAGGAGGCGCAGGCCGGGCTGAACAAGGTGTTCGGGGCGTAG
- a CDS encoding transglycosylase SLT domain-containing protein has product MMRNQARFKLSATWRHAAVALLVSVPICAQAKDGAPDEPRTVPAASENMSELGAGETPSSHAEIRKIIERETAKTGLPADIAEAVVFVESGYNAAVIGSVGEIGLMQVRPETAAMLGFRGNNAELAEPDINIHYGVLYLSRAWRLAGGDLCRALMKYRAGHGEETMTARSQVYCNRARNRLLAMNSAALEAKAATIPDPAPPAASAKLAGPPKVAAQPKAVYARYRQGTAAASRAFWAAHEARISLIKARIEARWKRVASR; this is encoded by the coding sequence ATGATGCGGAATCAGGCACGCTTCAAGCTCAGCGCGACGTGGCGACACGCCGCGGTCGCCCTGCTGGTGTCGGTTCCGATCTGCGCACAGGCCAAGGACGGCGCGCCGGACGAGCCGCGCACGGTGCCGGCCGCATCGGAGAACATGTCGGAGCTTGGCGCCGGCGAAACGCCGTCGTCCCATGCCGAAATCCGCAAGATCATCGAACGGGAAACCGCGAAGACCGGCCTGCCTGCCGATATCGCGGAGGCCGTCGTGTTCGTCGAAAGCGGATACAATGCGGCCGTGATCGGCAGCGTCGGCGAAATCGGCCTCATGCAGGTGCGGCCCGAGACCGCCGCGATGCTCGGCTTCCGGGGCAACAATGCCGAGCTCGCCGAGCCCGACATCAACATCCATTACGGCGTGCTCTATCTCAGTCGCGCATGGCGCCTCGCCGGCGGCGATCTCTGCCGCGCTTTGATGAAGTATCGGGCAGGTCACGGCGAGGAGACGATGACCGCGCGTTCGCAAGTCTATTGCAACCGCGCCCGCAACCGTCTGCTCGCGATGAATTCGGCAGCTCTCGAAGCCAAGGCCGCAACCATTCCGGATCCGGCGCCCCCGGCGGCTTCGGCAAAGCTGGCAGGCCCGCCGAAGGTCGCGGCACAGCCTAAAGCGGTCTATGCCCGCTATCGTCAAGGCACGGCGGCCGCCAGCCGCGCCTTTTGGGCCGCACATGAGGCCAGGATCAGCCTCATCAAGGCTCGCATCGAGGCAAGATGGAAGCGCGTCGCGTCGCGTTGA
- a CDS encoding acyltransferase family protein, translated as MQGQARLAAGRTERGAPSLSRSRTLDFLRGLAILGVIANHVSQSFPSNIQAIDYAFLCGWTGVNVFYFVSAVTMCLMWTQRAGETSPTRKFYVRRALRIAPLFWLAIPFYLAINGTGPSYNAPNGIGPLQVILTATFLHGFWPDSVNSVVPGDWSIAAEMTFYLVFPLLITAFGSRRRLYLALALLLHLVNVCLFKPWAFELFSAYYGPGHDSFVGATLHISFLNQLPVFLIGCALFFSLRDGFTRSDAAIFVVFVALSFCANRATGAHEFNYLIINLVLGAMVAGCIRFAVRWSPIEALGRNSYSIYLSHFAVIGGLQLIWPLADGLISLLVTYAVSAALSYLVARATWHLVERRAQDLAQRLTSSATRALRPEPFTAVRVA; from the coding sequence ATGCAGGGGCAGGCCCGGTTGGCTGCCGGTCGAACCGAACGAGGCGCACCGTCCCTCAGTCGTTCGCGCACGCTCGATTTCCTGCGCGGCCTCGCGATCCTGGGCGTGATCGCGAACCACGTCTCGCAATCATTTCCATCAAACATCCAGGCAATCGACTACGCCTTCCTGTGCGGCTGGACTGGCGTCAACGTGTTCTACTTCGTCAGCGCGGTGACGATGTGCCTGATGTGGACACAGCGCGCCGGCGAAACGAGCCCGACACGCAAATTCTACGTCCGCCGTGCCTTGCGCATCGCGCCGTTGTTCTGGCTCGCGATCCCGTTCTACCTTGCCATCAACGGCACGGGGCCGAGCTACAACGCGCCCAACGGCATCGGGCCGCTCCAGGTGATCTTGACCGCGACGTTCCTGCACGGCTTCTGGCCCGACAGCGTCAACAGCGTCGTGCCGGGCGACTGGTCGATCGCGGCGGAGATGACGTTCTATCTCGTCTTCCCGCTTCTGATCACCGCATTCGGATCGCGCCGCCGTCTCTATCTCGCGCTCGCGCTTCTGCTGCACCTCGTCAATGTCTGCCTGTTCAAGCCGTGGGCCTTCGAACTGTTCTCGGCCTATTACGGCCCCGGCCACGACTCCTTCGTCGGGGCCACGCTGCACATCAGCTTCCTGAACCAGTTGCCCGTCTTCCTGATCGGCTGTGCGCTGTTCTTCTCGCTGCGCGACGGCTTCACCAGATCCGACGCCGCGATCTTCGTCGTCTTCGTCGCGCTGTCCTTCTGCGCAAACCGCGCGACCGGCGCGCACGAATTCAACTATCTGATCATCAACCTCGTGCTCGGCGCGATGGTGGCGGGCTGCATCCGCTTCGCGGTCCGCTGGTCGCCGATCGAGGCGCTCGGCCGCAATTCCTATTCGATTTATCTGTCGCACTTCGCGGTGATCGGCGGACTGCAGCTGATCTGGCCGCTCGCGGACGGGCTGATCTCGCTGCTCGTGACTTACGCGGTCAGCGCAGCGCTCAGCTATCTCGTCGCGCGCGCGACCTGGCACCTGGTCGAGCGGCGCGCGCAGGATCTCGCGCAGCGCCTGACCTCATCGGCGACCAGGGCCCTGCGCCCCGAGCCCTTTACAGCGGTACGCGTGGCCTGA
- a CDS encoding aldose 1-epimerase family protein yields the protein MTDDTHTIRSGRLGATIKAHGAELCSLKHGSGIEFVWQAGPQWPRHAPLLFPIVGRLAGDELRHRGKSYRMTQHGFARDSRFAWIERGESGCALVLEDSEATRALYPFAFRLTAAYTLDDNGLDLSLTIANTGAETLPASLGGHPAFNWPLQPETAKESYALTFANAESSPVHRLDGGLLRPAAEPSPVNGAVLPLSESLFADDAIIFDRIESNSVRYAAGQGASAGPWLKMSWRGFRELGVWSKPSGAPFLCIEPWRGYASPKGFEGEFSDKPGLMHIAAGAQEQLSYRIEIGSS from the coding sequence ATGACCGACGACACGCACACGATCCGCAGCGGCCGGCTGGGAGCGACCATCAAGGCCCACGGCGCCGAGCTGTGCTCGCTGAAGCATGGCAGCGGCATCGAATTCGTCTGGCAGGCGGGGCCGCAATGGCCGCGGCACGCGCCGCTGCTGTTTCCGATCGTCGGACGTCTTGCGGGCGACGAATTGCGGCACCGGGGCAAGAGCTACCGGATGACCCAGCATGGCTTTGCGCGCGACAGCCGCTTTGCGTGGATCGAACGCGGTGAGAGCGGCTGTGCGCTGGTGCTCGAAGACAGCGAGGCGACGCGTGCGCTCTATCCGTTCGCATTCCGCCTGACCGCTGCGTATACGCTCGATGACAACGGTCTCGATCTCTCGCTCACGATCGCCAACACCGGCGCGGAGACATTGCCGGCCTCGCTCGGCGGACATCCCGCTTTCAACTGGCCGCTTCAGCCTGAAACGGCGAAAGAGAGTTATGCACTGACCTTTGCCAACGCGGAGTCATCTCCCGTCCATCGTCTCGACGGCGGATTGCTGCGCCCGGCCGCGGAGCCGAGTCCTGTCAATGGCGCCGTGCTGCCCCTGTCCGAATCCCTGTTCGCCGACGACGCCATCATCTTCGACCGGATCGAGAGCAATTCGGTCCGCTACGCCGCCGGGCAGGGCGCGTCCGCCGGGCCGTGGCTGAAGATGTCGTGGCGCGGCTTTCGCGAGCTCGGCGTCTGGTCCAAACCATCGGGCGCACCGTTCCTCTGCATCGAGCCTTGGCGCGGCTATGCCAGCCCCAAAGGCTTCGAGGGCGAGTTCAGCGACAAGCCGGGCCTGATGCACATCGCAGCCGGCGCGCAGGAGCAATTGTCATACCGCATCGAGATCGGATCGTCCTGA
- a CDS encoding UDP-glucose dehydrogenase family protein gives MRIAMIGTGYVGLVSGACFADFGHDVTCVDKDERKIAALHRGEIPIYEPGLDELVGNNVRARRLDFTTDLSKPVAEADAVFIAVGTPSRRGDGHADLSYVYAAAKEIAQALSGFTVVVTKSTVPVGTGDEVERIIREANPKAEVVVASNPEFLREGAAIRDFKFPDRIVVGTSDERGRKVMGDIYRPLSLNQAPLMFTARRTAEMIKYAANAFLATKITFINEIADLSEKAGANVQEVARGIGLDNRIGTKFLHAGPGFGGSCFPKDTKALIKIAQDHDVQLRIVESVLAVNENRKRAMARKVSQALGGSLRGKTIAVLGLTFKPDTDDMRDAPSIPLVTGLIDMGAKVRAFDPVGMEQAKGELPNITYCEDAYSCAQGADALVVVTEWTQFRGLDLDRLKSVMAQPVVVDLRNIYRPEEMKAAGFVYDSVGRSAEA, from the coding sequence ATGCGAATCGCGATGATCGGCACGGGCTATGTGGGACTGGTGTCCGGGGCCTGCTTTGCGGATTTCGGTCACGACGTCACCTGCGTCGACAAGGACGAGAGGAAGATCGCGGCGCTTCATCGCGGGGAGATTCCGATCTACGAGCCCGGGCTCGACGAGCTCGTCGGCAATAACGTCAGGGCCAGGCGGCTGGACTTCACCACCGATCTGTCGAAGCCGGTCGCGGAAGCCGACGCGGTGTTCATCGCGGTCGGCACGCCCTCGCGCCGCGGCGACGGCCACGCCGATCTGTCCTATGTCTACGCCGCCGCCAAAGAGATCGCGCAGGCGCTGTCGGGCTTCACCGTCGTCGTCACCAAATCGACCGTGCCGGTGGGCACCGGCGACGAGGTCGAGCGCATCATCCGCGAGGCCAATCCCAAGGCCGAGGTGGTCGTCGCCTCCAATCCCGAATTCCTGCGCGAGGGCGCGGCGATCCGCGACTTCAAGTTCCCCGACCGCATCGTGGTCGGCACCTCCGACGAGCGCGGCCGCAAGGTGATGGGCGACATCTACCGCCCGTTGTCGCTGAACCAGGCGCCGCTGATGTTCACCGCGCGCCGCACCGCGGAGATGATCAAATACGCCGCCAACGCCTTCCTCGCGACCAAGATCACCTTCATCAACGAGATCGCCGATCTGTCGGAGAAAGCGGGTGCCAACGTGCAGGAGGTCGCGCGCGGCATTGGCCTCGACAACCGCATCGGCACCAAATTCCTCCATGCCGGCCCGGGCTTCGGCGGCTCGTGCTTTCCCAAGGACACCAAGGCGCTGATCAAGATCGCTCAGGACCATGACGTGCAGCTGCGCATTGTCGAATCCGTGCTGGCGGTCAACGAGAACCGCAAGCGCGCGATGGCGCGGAAAGTCAGCCAGGCGCTCGGCGGCTCCCTGCGCGGCAAGACCATCGCGGTGCTCGGCCTCACCTTCAAGCCCGACACCGACGACATGCGCGATGCGCCGTCGATCCCGCTGGTCACAGGCCTGATCGACATGGGCGCCAAGGTCAGGGCATTCGATCCCGTCGGCATGGAGCAGGCGAAGGGTGAGCTGCCCAATATCACCTATTGCGAAGATGCCTATTCCTGCGCGCAAGGCGCCGACGCGCTCGTCGTCGTCACTGAATGGACTCAGTTCCGCGGCCTCGATCTCGACCGGCTGAAGAGCGTCATGGCGCAGCCCGTCGTCGTCGACCTCCGCAACATCTATCGCCCCGAAGAGATGAAAGCCGCCGGCTTTGTCTATGACAGCGTCGGACGATCGGCCGAGGCCTGA
- a CDS encoding acyltransferase family protein has product MSEKLHTLDGMRGVAAISVLFLHLGNWTEQRWFFTHGYLAVDFFFCLSGFVMAHAYGRRLAENMTFKNFLVQRVIRLYPVILLGMVLGGLYYLVLATLTRNPTFGAPDVAVAFGLNLFLIPFYFWPSALGGGIYPLNTPFWSIFFEMVANLIWARFLVRVSPVLLFASAAVLGLCLFPQYARIDGGGLIDQFWLGTLRVLVGFSAGLLVHNLYAEKRLDWISGINPWLLLAVLLGLFSVPNAGGVGYDMVCILLVFPLLTLLGARAGGNSGQALLEWLGAISYPLYGIHRPICLAMVFVIAPRLHLPQPLIVITGVIGSLCAAHVTYYYFDEPVRRILRSRAVAFKSGATSLAAS; this is encoded by the coding sequence GTGTCAGAAAAGCTTCACACACTTGACGGCATGCGCGGGGTCGCTGCCATTTCCGTGCTGTTCCTACACCTCGGCAATTGGACCGAGCAGCGCTGGTTCTTCACGCACGGCTACCTCGCCGTCGACTTCTTCTTCTGCCTAAGCGGATTCGTCATGGCGCATGCCTACGGCCGTCGCCTTGCAGAGAACATGACGTTCAAGAATTTCCTGGTTCAGCGTGTCATCCGACTCTATCCGGTCATCCTGCTGGGGATGGTCCTCGGCGGGCTCTACTATCTCGTCCTCGCGACGCTCACCAGGAATCCGACATTCGGCGCGCCCGATGTCGCCGTTGCATTCGGCCTAAACCTTTTTCTCATACCGTTCTATTTCTGGCCGAGCGCGCTCGGTGGCGGAATCTATCCGCTCAACACGCCGTTCTGGTCGATCTTCTTCGAAATGGTCGCAAACCTGATCTGGGCGCGGTTCTTGGTGCGGGTATCGCCCGTCCTGTTGTTCGCAAGCGCGGCTGTCCTGGGACTCTGCCTGTTTCCGCAATACGCGCGGATCGACGGCGGTGGCCTCATCGACCAGTTCTGGCTCGGAACGTTGCGGGTGTTGGTCGGCTTCAGCGCCGGTCTTCTGGTCCACAACCTCTATGCCGAGAAGCGGCTGGATTGGATCTCGGGCATCAATCCATGGCTTCTGCTCGCCGTGTTGCTGGGTCTGTTTTCGGTTCCGAATGCCGGAGGTGTCGGATACGACATGGTCTGTATCCTGCTGGTCTTTCCGCTGCTCACGCTACTCGGTGCGCGCGCGGGCGGGAACTCCGGGCAGGCGCTGCTCGAATGGCTCGGCGCCATCTCGTATCCTCTCTACGGCATCCACCGTCCCATCTGCCTCGCGATGGTCTTCGTGATCGCGCCGCGTCTGCATCTGCCGCAACCACTGATCGTGATCACCGGCGTGATCGGCTCGCTGTGCGCGGCGCATGTAACATATTATTATTTCGACGAGCCGGTACGGCGCATCCTGCGAAGCAGGGCCGTCGCATTCAAGTCCGGCGCGACTTCGCTGGCGGCTTCCTGA
- a CDS encoding NAD-dependent epimerase gives MDKAESSAVLVTGAAGFIGFHVTQILLHAGVPVVGLDNLNDYYDPALKEARLNVLKNDPNFAFARLDLADRAGMARLFESHRFARVVHLAAQAGVRYSIDNPRAYVDANLEGFMNVLEGCRHNGCRHLLYASSSSVYGANTKMPFSVHDNVDHPVSFYAATKKANELMAHAYSHLYRLPATGLRFFTVYGPWGRPDMAIYSFTKAIVEGRPIKLFNGGDMRRDFTFVDDVAKAVVKLLDHPPQGLPKRTGAAPDPGSSSAPWRVYNIGNNQPEELNKIVALLEKELGRIAQKELLPMQAGDVPATYADVDDLAREIDFRPSTSIEDGIARFVAWYRTYHS, from the coding sequence ATGGACAAAGCTGAATCTTCCGCCGTTCTGGTCACCGGCGCTGCCGGTTTCATTGGCTTCCATGTCACGCAGATCCTGCTCCACGCCGGCGTGCCGGTGGTCGGGCTCGACAATCTCAACGACTATTACGATCCGGCGCTGAAAGAGGCGCGGCTCAACGTCCTCAAAAACGATCCGAATTTCGCCTTCGCCAGGCTCGACCTGGCCGACCGCGCCGGGATGGCGCGCCTGTTCGAGAGCCACCGCTTTGCGCGGGTGGTTCACCTCGCAGCCCAGGCCGGCGTGCGCTACTCCATCGATAATCCGCGCGCCTATGTCGATGCCAATCTCGAAGGCTTCATGAACGTGCTGGAAGGCTGCCGTCACAATGGCTGCCGGCACCTGCTGTATGCGTCCTCCTCCTCGGTGTACGGCGCCAACACCAAGATGCCGTTCTCGGTCCACGACAATGTCGACCACCCCGTCAGCTTCTATGCGGCGACCAAGAAGGCGAACGAGCTGATGGCCCACGCCTACAGCCATCTCTATCGCCTGCCGGCGACCGGATTGCGCTTCTTCACCGTCTATGGTCCCTGGGGCCGGCCGGACATGGCGATCTATTCCTTCACCAAGGCAATCGTGGAGGGGCGGCCGATCAAGCTGTTCAACGGCGGCGACATGCGCCGCGACTTCACCTTCGTGGACGACGTCGCCAAGGCGGTCGTCAAGCTGCTCGACCATCCGCCGCAGGGGCTGCCCAAGAGGACCGGGGCCGCACCCGATCCGGGTTCAAGCAGCGCGCCCTGGCGCGTCTACAACATCGGCAACAACCAGCCCGAGGAGCTGAACAAGATCGTGGCGCTGCTGGAGAAGGAATTGGGCAGGATTGCGCAGAAGGAACTGCTGCCGATGCAGGCTGGCGATGTTCCCGCAACTTATGCCGACGTCGACGATCTCGCGCGCGAGATCGATTTCCGGCCCTCGACCTCGATCGAAGACGGCATCGCGCGCTTCGTGGCGTGGTATCGGACCTATCATTCCTGA
- a CDS encoding class I SAM-dependent methyltransferase produces the protein MKAQVLAITDKLIKRTAENLPLHKKRGDSFDVIEVAFLKAAMQSADYYEQHLLTAPSFNSDLDLLSAAVALAPPHGLFMEFGVASGRTISHIARENPSTSIYGFDSFEGLPEDWRSGYLKGRFAGDLPPVPNNVTLIKGWFNETLPGFLKEHNERVSLLHVDCDLYSSTKCILDLLTDRIASGTVIVFDEFWNYPGWQDHEVKAFDEFKARTGLDAKPLGFVRSHQQVGFVVV, from the coding sequence GTGAAGGCCCAGGTTCTCGCAATCACCGACAAGCTGATCAAGAGGACGGCAGAAAACCTTCCTCTTCACAAGAAGCGAGGTGACAGCTTCGACGTCATTGAGGTTGCCTTCCTCAAGGCGGCGATGCAGAGCGCCGACTATTACGAACAGCACCTCCTCACTGCGCCGAGTTTCAACTCCGACCTCGATCTGCTCTCCGCCGCTGTCGCGCTGGCGCCGCCTCATGGCCTGTTCATGGAATTCGGCGTTGCGAGCGGGCGCACGATCAGCCACATCGCCAGGGAGAACCCGTCGACGTCCATCTACGGCTTCGACTCCTTCGAGGGCCTGCCGGAGGATTGGCGAAGCGGCTATCTGAAGGGACGCTTCGCCGGCGACCTGCCGCCGGTGCCGAACAACGTGACCCTCATCAAGGGCTGGTTCAACGAGACCCTGCCCGGCTTTCTCAAGGAACATAACGAAAGAGTCTCGCTGTTGCACGTCGACTGCGACCTCTACTCGTCGACCAAGTGCATTCTCGACCTGCTCACCGACCGGATCGCGAGCGGCACCGTGATCGTGTTCGATGAATTCTGGAATTACCCGGGCTGGCAGGACCACGAGGTCAAGGCCTTCGACGAGTTCAAGGCCAGGACCGGCCTCGATGCAAAGCCGCTCGGCTTCGTCCGGAGCCACCAGCAGGTGGGATTTGTGGTGGTGTAA
- a CDS encoding acyltransferase family protein → MSEKLNTLDGMRGIAAISVLLLHIGNWVEHRWIFSHGYLAVDFFFCLSGFVMAHAYGERLTSRMSFKEFALQRFIRLYPVILLGMTLGALYYTALVTLTRYPHPFGVNDIGIAFALNVFLIPFYLVPSVVSIGIYPLNSPFWSIFFEIVANLIWARFLVRVPPTIMFGVAALLGLILFPFYERLEGGALIDQFWIGLLRVIVGFSAGLFVHKLFVDGRMREVAVNPFVLLAILFALFAMPNVVGVWYDMACTLLIFPSLVLFGARAKASGKSVLEWLGAISYPLYGTHRPLCLLLIFVVGPRLPGDLKVLATIVLSLVVSIAVAHLIFDYFDEPIRKVLRERLLGRRLRPATAGS, encoded by the coding sequence GTGTCCGAAAAGCTTAATACTCTGGACGGCATGCGAGGCATTGCCGCCATCTCGGTTTTGTTGCTGCACATCGGCAATTGGGTCGAGCACCGCTGGATTTTTTCGCACGGCTACCTTGCGGTAGATTTCTTCTTTTGCCTGAGCGGCTTCGTGATGGCTCACGCCTATGGTGAGCGGCTCACGTCGCGGATGTCGTTCAAGGAATTTGCCCTCCAGCGGTTCATCCGCTTGTACCCGGTGATCCTTCTTGGGATGACGCTGGGCGCGCTCTACTACACGGCGCTGGTCACGCTCACCAGATATCCTCATCCGTTTGGCGTGAACGACATCGGGATCGCTTTTGCGCTCAACGTGTTTCTGATCCCGTTCTACTTGGTGCCGAGCGTCGTCAGCATCGGCATCTATCCGTTGAATTCGCCGTTCTGGTCGATTTTCTTCGAGATTGTGGCCAACCTGATCTGGGCGCGTTTCCTGGTCCGCGTTCCGCCGACCATCATGTTCGGAGTCGCAGCGCTGCTCGGCCTGATCCTGTTTCCATTCTATGAAAGGCTCGAGGGGGGTGCGCTGATCGACCAATTCTGGATTGGACTGCTGCGTGTCATCGTGGGCTTTAGCGCTGGACTGTTCGTTCACAAACTCTTTGTCGATGGGCGCATGCGCGAAGTCGCGGTAAATCCCTTCGTCTTGCTCGCGATCCTATTTGCTCTGTTCGCCATGCCGAACGTCGTCGGTGTCTGGTACGACATGGCGTGCACATTGCTGATTTTCCCCTCGCTCGTACTGTTCGGAGCGCGGGCAAAGGCGAGCGGAAAATCGGTGCTGGAATGGCTCGGAGCGATCTCTTATCCGCTCTACGGAACGCACCGACCACTCTGCTTGCTGCTCATCTTTGTGGTCGGCCCGCGATTGCCGGGTGATCTCAAGGTTCTGGCCACCATCGTGCTGAGCCTGGTCGTGTCGATTGCCGTGGCTCACTTGATATTCGACTATTTCGACGAGCCGATCCGAAAAGTCCTTCGCGAGCGACTGTTGGGCAGGAGGCTGAGGCCTGCTACTGCGGGCTCGTGA